The genomic interval CTGTAAGGGCCAAAGGATGCAGTTGAAGCCGTCATGTAGTTGGTGTAAGGACTATTCCCGCTTTGAGGAAAACAGGCAGCTCTCCTTGCTGGTGCACTGTTACAGAAAGCTCTGTCTCTACATCACGCAGTCGCCGCTCGCCCCGCACATAGCCAGCGCCGCCAGCGACTCGCCGGACCTTCAGGCCATCCTCAATGAGGGCCTCACGTTGGCTGAGAGCGAGTCAGAGGCCGAGGACGTTTCAGAGTCAGTAAGCCTGTCGCACACGGCCTCCACGTCAAACATGGTTCAGCTTGATGAAGCTCTGCCTACGAAGGAGCTCAAGGTGGAGGAGCCGAACACCATCAGTGTGAACGGGCTGCATGATTGTAACGGTCTGGTCAGTTCGGACTCCTTGCAGCCCGTCACCATAGAGACCGGTGGAGGCGGTGCAAAGCAGGAGAGCTTTTCGGAGGAGATCCCTGTATGTGTGAGTGTCACAGGGGAGGCGGGGCTCTGTGAAATTAGCACTTTTGGTGATGACCTGAAACATGGCGGGGGGCCGTTGTTGTTGAGCGTGGAGGAGGTGCTCAGGACTCTTGAGACAGACACCGACACTGATCCCCTCCCCCAGCTGGACTGCCCCCCCTCAGTACCTCAGTCCAGCCTCAACGGGCCTCTCTGTCCGCCTGACTCCTCTCGCCCCCTCACTTGCCTCACCCGAGGGAACAGCCCACGCCCCCTGCAACCACATCCGCAGCCCTCACTGCAACCTCCCCCTCAGCCCTCCACTGTCACCCCCCACGCCCCCCCTCGGTACCACCGCAAGCGCTCCCGCTCAGAAAGCGACAGCGAGAAGGTGCAGCTTCTCCCCATTTCCAGCTTGTTACAGAGGCCTCCCCTCGGTGCCAACAGCTCCCCCCATCACCCTCAACCTGGTGCCACCACTAAACAGGAGCCTAAGTTCCCTGCAGTCACGCCTCACCCACACCTGGCCCCTGTGCCGAATGGTGGTCCCCCCAAGGTAGGCAAGACTGTGCTCGTTTCCAACAAGGCACTTAAAAAGACTGTGGAGCACCATGGGGGCCCCAAGAAGGCTTATACCAAGGCCAAACAAGGGACCCCCAAGCCCCGTACACAACCCCGTGACAGGATACCCCCACACCCCCATGCTCACCCTCTGACACACCCACCCAGCCCCTCGAAGCCACTGTATAAAAAGCCTGTGGAGAAGAAGGGCTGCAAGTGCGGCCGAGCCACACAGAACCCCTCGGTGTTGACCTGTAGGGGGCAGCGCTGCCCCTGCTACTCCAACCGCAAGGTGAGAAAAATGCTGAATaccccctccccacacacacacacacacacacacacacaaaatctcCAGTCAGATGTTCAGCTAATGCTGCGGTCCCTGTTAAAACCACTAATGTTAGAATATGCTTAATCTATGTTAACCACTAACACGGGCTCATTACAGCTCACTGACTTTTTAACATtgcaatataaatattataatctAAATTGTGTGGGAGTCATGCAAGAGGATGAATGATGGTTGACTCGGTCATAAAGAGCTTTGGCTATTAGGGAAGTGATACATCTGTAGAAGTAGTTCCCAAACTTTTTAAACCACAGCCACCTGTTTTTCTGTGAATTTAACGTGGAAAAACCTGATAGAGGTGTCAATAGGAAAcctttttactttgtttttacaaaagttGCTCAATCAAGGTCTATTGACTTGTTCTGGAGCTTTTAACCCGACCCATGGTCCACAGCAGCAGATGTATTATGCTGTGTTCTTCCTGGGGCTGTAGAAGTTCAAACTTTTCTGTAATTTAATTTGAttgcttcaaaaacaaatattcatcAATCGGCTTAATTGTTGTTGACGGCTCATTCTTGACTTTATCGTAACTGCAGTTTTTGACTGAAACAACTCCTGTTGATATTAATTATGATCATTGTTCTCTAGGCATGTCTGGACTGTATCTGCCGCGGCTGCCAGAACTCCTACATGGCCAACGGAGAGAAGAAGCTGGAAGCCTTCGCCGTGCCGGAGAAAGCTCTGGAACAGACTCGTCTCACGCTGGGCATCAACCTCACCAGTATCACCGCGGCGGCCCTCCGCCCGGCCACCAGCTCCCCTGGCAACACCCTTCTCAACGTCACCACGGCTACAGGGGCACCCGTCACGGCCAGCTTCTTATCGGGGGCGGGGCACGACAACAGGGGCTTTGAGGATTCACTGGAGATGCGATTTGACTGCTGAGGTCCCGCCCTCCTCTGGGCAGTCGTTACGCACATTCCCCGCCCCGCTCGCTGGGGGTCATTCACCTGGGCGTGAAGAAGGCAGCTACAGTGACAGGCGATGGTGAGGGTCACCAGCTGAGGCTGAGGAGGCGTCCTCCGTCCATCGCCAGAAACTGCACCATGCGTGTGGTGTTGCATACAGAAAcaatgagagagaggaaggaggaggagatgtaGCGTTACTGTATGCGCAGAGATTTCCTTTCAGTGGTATAGTTTTCGTTTTTCTCCTCTGCTATGGGTCATGTGTAGAGCATGTTGTGTAGCTAggttgggagtgtgtgtgtgtgtgtgtgcgtgcgtgagCGAGCATGTGAGCGTGTAAGCGTGTGAGTGGAAGGCTTTGGTTTGGGGATGAAACTTATTAGCAGAAACGGAGGCATCATcacttgtgtatttatatacagaAAGAACTTTTTGTACATGGAAGAATCACTTTccatttaagacattttatgaaatattttataagTTGCATTCAAAACCAATGGAGGATGGTGCAGGGGGAGACCTGCATTCAACCAGAATATTTTTACACGGGTAAAATGTAGATTGTATTTTGTCTATTCAGTAGGCCACAAATGAAAGAGAGAATcgttgaagaaaaacaaaaccctgaACATAACTTTTCAAAGTTAAAAACGTGTTaacattttcatatgttttgcTGCAAGAACCAGTATGTGAATTTCACACCACCAGCCAAATTTCAGTTTCAGTctcgtctgttgaatgtttgtACTCTGTGAGTCACTGTCAGACATCTAAACATTATtcttaaatgttattgtataCTAAAAAACttatatgaaactgaaaaagtaGTGCTTTTTGGAGTTAACTAACCATTTTGGCTGGTGGAGGACAACACTTCTGTCCCTGGTTTGCTGgtaaatacactgcccggccaaaaaataggtcacacactctaatatccgttggaccgcctttagctttgagtACAGCACGCATTCACTGTgtcatcgtttccacgagcttctgcaacgtcacaacatttatttctgtcttgcattcatttttctccaagatcttgtattgatgacgggagattcagaccactgcgcaaagtcttctccagcacatcccaaagattctcaatctggttcaggtctggactctgtgggggccaatccatgtgtggaaatgatgtctcatgctccctgaaccactctttcacaatctgagcccgatggatcctggcattgtcctcttggaacatgcccgtgccatcagggaagaaaaaatccactgatggaataacctggtccttcagtatattcagggagtccGCTGACCTCATTATTggggcacataacgttgctgaacctagaccagaccaactgcagcagccccagatcatagcaaTGCCCcccaggcttgtgaccttttttttggccgggcagtgtatgttgACGATGCAAGTTATCCTGTTTGCGTGTTCATGTATTAAGCACTTTTCCCACTTAGCTTAAAACCACCGTACTTCTGACCTTTTGTTCTTGTGTTTCAAACTCTGGTTGATTGCAGGCTCTGCACTTTGTTATTCACAAGTTTTGGGTTTCTGGAAAGCTACACACATGCTGCTAAAAACCACAGAGGACACTAGAAGGACAGCGCACCCTGTTTTCCTCATCTGTTAttcagtttctgtttttaataagtTGCGTTCACGACATTTGCAGTATTTATTGGATGTCTTCTAACACCGGTTACGTGTCGATTCAGTCTGGACTGTTTCTGTCTCAGTTAAGTTGCTGTCTCCTTCTAAGTGTTAGTCTCCAAACGTATTTTGTTCTCCCTCGGGCATTTAAATACctgtaatataaatgtaacatatttccacagaaaagaaagaaatcaaaaattGACCAAAGTGTCGTGTGCTTATTTGGTTCCCTCGTTGTTACCTGAAGCTTCATCTTTCAGCAGTTTCCTGAGAAGCTGCAGCAActccactagagggcagcaTTACGCTTTATGTTGCATAATCAATAATTACTAAGGGCAGACACACCTTTTCAAATATTGGTTAACTTCAAATACGTTCTATCAAAGAGAACTCAGCAATGAAAGGTTTCTGTCTAAATGCTGTAACGATCTCACCTTTGAGAAGCTTGCAACCAAACCTTTAGTTAGTGACAAAAGTTGATCAATCCTTCCAAAGTTACTATATTGATCATCTAGTGAATTAACTGCACAAAATCCTAAGGGATTTATctaaaacaaaagcttttgAAACTAGAACAAAAGTGATCTGGATGAAAGACTGATCCGTGGCCTTTTGGAGTCTGACTTGAAATATTCCAGGCTTTTGGTGACTTCCTGCCGCTTTGATCTCTTGATTTTGACAAACTGCAGGGCTCTAAAGCTTAATAACACGTTGCACACTACATCATGCTTTAAGTAACGGTAATGGTTTTGTGAATTTCAGTAATTATGAAATCCACAAAACCTTTTCCATCTGCTTTTTCAAAAAAAGGATAATACTGTTCATTAAAAACCTATTAACTTATCCACTCGAAATAACACAATTCAAATCTATTTGATGACAATGATGGTAATGTTCTTCCCTATGGGCATCAGAGGACTCGTTTACAGTGTCTTTATTTCACACATTGACAGACAAAACCACATGCTTATTTACATTCACATTGAGTTTTTGATTGTTTACAACCTCATGAGTGTACAGTTGTTCTTTTTGATGCCTTTTTTCAGGTGTTcccagcaacaaaaaaaacttgacTGATGTGTCCAGGTTATCCAATGGATGGCGAACAAACCCCAAGGTATTTAAATCACACATCAAGGGCCAACAGTGCTGCTAACATCCATATCACAATAAGGCCCTTTCCTTATCAACTTCAAACCACCATTAGACATTGTTTTTAATCCTGGAGTTAACATTTCTCACTATTGTTGTTGAAACAACTTGGAAAAAGTCTGTACATTTGTTGCTAAAACAAGTAATCAAAAAGGTCTTGTGAGACTTAATTGCTACAGTGAATGCTGCATTCATGTCATTGTAAAAGAAGAACTTAATTGTCACTCATCATTGTGGACAtccttttctgcttttctcaaaTAGCCTTAGAGGAACCAGTGAGTGTAACTGATCATTCTTGACTTCTTGACATGATTAACTCCCAAAGTAATCTAGTAATTCCCCCTTAAATTAAGAATGtttgtttcaaatgaatttTTCCTGCTAACCCGGTTATATTCACTGATTCGTCCGCTTCTCCTTCAGTCAAATAAGCTGATCATTTTGGCTACGTGTCTTTTAGCATCAGTGGATTTACTGCAGGATTTATTACGAGCAGTTTAATTAATCACAAAAAGAATAAATCCCACGTTCCTGCTGTTTGGATGTGTGACTGTTTTCCAAGTCTGCAGCTAATCTGACATGACATGAAGAAGAAAACCGACCACTTAGGGAGCATAAAATGCACCATTTGGAGTATGGTTAGGATGAACGAGCCAACAGCACAGAGACGGTGGTGCTGctgccaacaaaaacacaaagcctgATTTATAACGAGCACCGTTTAAAAATGctaacacttttttaaaaacttgaatTTTCTTCCTTTAATCTTTCAATGTGGCTGTTATGAACCGTTGAAAAGGCCTTTAGTGTTGGCAGGAGCTCATGGTCCGTAAGCTGTCAGAAGTTAATGCTTAAGCCTTCTGTTTGACATCTTGCGGAGGGGAAATtaggaaggaaaaaagagatCATTGAGACCTCAAGACCCAGATTTTGCAGGcttattagaaaaataaaaaccagaaaatatttcacaatatttACATCTTTTTACAAACATATCCAAGAGCTCAGATCATCACTGATATTCAGCTGATTGAAGATTCATACAAACAATTCTTTAGCTCAGGGACTCTTCCTTTCTGAACTGAACAAACTGCTCCCCCTTGTGGAAAATCTGTGAGCCGTTAAAGGCgagtttgtcatttttttagTTGAATTGAAGCCGACTTGATTGTTTTAAATTGGATAATACTGTCTAGTTATGGTAGAGTATTACTTGTTACTTCACACTGTAAGGAAAGCTCAGCTCAGAATCACTTACGGTAGCTAACCAGCATAAATGATGTTCTTTATACTTAAAAAACATTCTGTTTAAGGTTTCACCTGAGCTATCCAACACCAGTTAGACAAATGGAGCTCAGTTgagcaattacattttaaaatagttgaaGTCTGCCTTAAAGAAATgtctgaaaaacagaaactcAAATCTCTGTTGAGTCCTAGCCACATCAACTCCAATACactcaaaaacaaatatgtgttgaTGGATTAGCTCTTACACACTCACATCGCATGTGAAACCAGTGTTGTCTAATATCTGTTGATTTGTGATCCTGATGAAAGGACTTCTCTCCTTGCTACTTGCTGCAGTTTTTCAGTTGTGTTCCTTTTAAGGAGGAGTCTCGAGGCTGCACCAGGTTTTTCCAGAGTGAAGCTTCAAGACCGAGATCGCTCAACGTAGAGTCCTGGATCTGATCGTCTAGCTGATGAGAAACGCCCCGAAGAAGCTGCTCTTCTCGTCCATGTCCACCGCGGAGGCGTTGGTCACTGTGACAAACAGGCGATCACCGGTGCTGAGCGGGAACAGCCCTCCCTGGTGGGCGGAGTGCAGAGAAAACTGTGAGCCCCGGGACCAGCAGGAGGTTCGGCTCGTCTTCATCAGCAGGATGGGAACTGGGTAAGAGCCCATCTGACAGGGGAGGAGAGGTGAGTCAGGTGAGATACTGAGAATCGCCAATGCACCACTACCCTATCTCTCAATCAGCTGATGATTAGTAATGCTGCTTGGATTTGGCATCCTTCAAAACTATAAACATATCTTATAGTCTTCAATCATATGCATTCAGTTTCgatcaaacaaaaataaatgatggcaAATGCTTTCCTCAACCTTCTCTGGTCCAAGAATTCCCACAAAACGTGTTGACTATGAACCCATGTCCGGAAATCATGCTAATTATAAACCATGTGCAACAGTTTTTAATAGAGCCTGTGTTTTCTCAGTACAAATCAGAAAGAGATTACTTTGGCTGTTTCCCACATTGTGACACAACAGATATGACTCACTGACTTGATTCATTAGTCATTTGTCCAAACATTTGAATCATCAGTCTGCCGTGTTCACTCACGATAACTCATTTAAAAGTACCTAGTTCTAAACTTGCATGGCAACCTGCATTACAAGTAAAACAACTTTAATTCAACTGTGTGTGGAGCCCTTTGTTGCATGCAGCTCCCCTTCCTGCCTCTCCTTATATTCCCcgtctgtgtctctactgtcaGGTCAAATAAAGGCTAAACAGATCTAAAAAATACAAGTGTGTTGCATCTACACGAGGGAAAGGgcagtttacatttttattaaatggaCAACAAAAGTGATTCAGAAAATCCAGAATCAAGCTGAGGGTCAAATTAAGGTGAAGCCATACGATAAAATCATTAGAAGGATAGGCTGCAAAATCACTCAACATCATGCAAGAGTATAAAACATGATgtcacccccccctccccggcTCACCTTTTTATAGACGTACTGCAGCAGGGGTCTCCCTCTGTCCTCCGCCTCCTCTCCGTCCtcgccctcctcctccagggAGTGGGTGTGTCTGAAGTACGTCTGGGCGTAGACGTAGTAGAGGCCGGGCTGCGGCACCACCAGCTCCCCGTCCACCAGCTGGACGTCCTGGAGGAAGGCCAGCCCCTTCTTCCCCTCCCACCAGGAGATCTTCTGGCCCTGAACCCGACGCCCAGCCGAGACTGGAGCCGTGGagataaaaagatatatttatttagtacAAATAGACAGCCCGCATTATTCTGTTAAATTAGATTCAAATGTTTCCTCAGGactcacctcctccctctcgTTCCAGTTTGGGCACAAAGCTTCCGGTGACATGTGCTGCCACTTTTGGCCGAGGTGAATCTTGGTCTACTATCACAAGCGAGGGCAGCACCCGAGAAACTTCATCTAACatggaagaataaaaaaaacatgaaaatggaCCCACTCACCAACAACACGAGTTATCAGAAACAACACTTCATCCAAGGAAATGTAAGCAATTAGTTTTTTCACCAGTAAAATCCTGAGCAATACCAGGTAATACCTTTGACACACAGGATGTCAAAGGTCAGTGtgtttcacagtttatttttctcacctcTGACTGCCGACGAGATCTGCTTCTGATAACGCTGAGACAGAGACTGCAGGGTGAACAggagaaaacatttattaaaacctgAAAACAAAAGACCCCAACACTCTTTATCTGCCAAGAAGCTCTTTCCACATGTGTTCCCAGCGCCTCTTTGTTTGACGTTAACCCTGAACTTAGGCTGACATCAGGAATAAAGAGCAGCCTTCATGTTGGCA from Eleginops maclovinus isolate JMC-PN-2008 ecotype Puerto Natales chromosome 21, JC_Emac_rtc_rv5, whole genome shotgun sequence carries:
- the msl2b gene encoding E3 ubiquitin-protein ligase MSL2b, whose product is MNPVNATSLYVSASRSVLQCDPRDPRALAELCKLLPFFRQSLSCLVCGNLLQDPIAPTDSSCQHYVCRGCKGQRMQLKPSCSWCKDYSRFEENRQLSLLVHCYRKLCLYITQSPLAPHIASAASDSPDLQAILNEGLTLAESESEAEDVSESVSLSHTASTSNMVQLDEALPTKELKVEEPNTISVNGLHDCNGLVSSDSLQPVTIETGGGGAKQESFSEEIPVCVSVTGEAGLCEISTFGDDLKHGGGPLLLSVEEVLRTLETDTDTDPLPQLDCPPSVPQSSLNGPLCPPDSSRPLTCLTRGNSPRPLQPHPQPSLQPPPQPSTVTPHAPPRYHRKRSRSESDSEKVQLLPISSLLQRPPLGANSSPHHPQPGATTKQEPKFPAVTPHPHLAPVPNGGPPKVGKTVLVSNKALKKTVEHHGGPKKAYTKAKQGTPKPRTQPRDRIPPHPHAHPLTHPPSPSKPLYKKPVEKKGCKCGRATQNPSVLTCRGQRCPCYSNRKACLDCICRGCQNSYMANGEKKLEAFAVPEKALEQTRLTLGINLTSITAAALRPATSSPGNTLLNVTTATGAPVTASFLSGAGHDNRGFEDSLEMRFDC
- the tnfsf10 gene encoding tumor necrosis factor ligand superfamily member 10 yields the protein MTGSGPKLGVLLLLAVLLQTVVVTITVLHFTTALNSMKETFARSSVSCLMGADLQSITVVRGDPCWQVTQQLHLLIEKSLSQRYQKQISSAVRDEVSRVLPSLVIVDQDSPRPKVAAHVTGSFVPKLEREGGVSAGRRVQGQKISWWEGKKGLAFLQDVQLVDGELVVPQPGLYYVYAQTYFRHTHSLEEEGEDGEEAEDRGRPLLQYVYKKMGSYPVPILLMKTSRTSCWSRGSQFSLHSAHQGGLFPLSTGDRLFVTVTNASAVDMDEKSSFFGAFLIS